In Streptococcus parauberis NCFD 2020, the sequence AATATCTGTTTGCTCAGCCAGTTCCTTAATCTGTGTGATAAGCGGTAACGCTTTATCATTGATAGCTTCAATCTTAGTGATTGCATTATCTTCTAACTGTTTACGTTTCTTCTTGTATTCAGCTTCATCTATTAAAGGCGTATCTAAAATCTTATCATGTTTTAACTCGTAGATACGTTTGGCATTTTCAAGCTTTCTAATTTTATCATCAACTGTATTGTATTGGTCAATATTAAGCTGTTCCTCGGCTTCAATTAATTCAGCTTTTGATTTCTCAAGCTCTTCCTCGGTATCTGTAATTTGTTGCTTACAGTCTGATAGTTCTTTATCGTATTTAGCTTTTTTTGTTCTAACTTCTTTTTCTACTTTATCAAATAATGCCATTGTGTTTATCTCCTCTATTTCTTTATAAATGAATTTTTTACTGTCGCTTGCTTAATAAGTTTATTGCCTGCCATCTTCGCACTGGTTTTCCCTTGCGCTTTTCTTAAAGCAATAAATTTTCTATCACAGTTAGCCTTAGCCTCTTGGTATTCTTTACTATTTTTCCCTTGCACCTCAGCCAACTTTTTTAGTGTAAGCGCCTTGTCGGCTTCTTTTTTTAGCTGTTCGATTGTTGTCATTGTCTTCCCCCTTTGGTTATCATTCGTGAACGTAAGTCCCGTTTACGGTAAATAGTTTCATTGTCGTTTATCTGGTCTTTAATCAATTCAGCTTTAAATTTCAATGTCTGATTATCAGTGTCGTTGATGATTGCCAGTAGTTTATTAAAACCCTGTTTGTAATTCATTTGTCCTATCTCCTAACTAAAATAAAAAAACTCAATGACAAATAAGAATTATAATCCCTACTTATGTCATTGAGTTCTTCTCTTTAGACTTTATTTAATTGTTTGCGTTCTATCTACTTGATAGATTTTTCCGCCCTTAAATTTAAAAATTATTTGCCCAAAATCTACCTTTTCAACTAAGTCTATTATACCATTTTTTTCATATAATAAGTACCCTTGCAATAGCATTTCTTGCATTTTTTCTTTATTCATTCTTCACCATTTCCTTGTATAGTTGCCACCTTAAGAACTAAAGTTTCATTTTCTAGCATTTTCTAGAGAAGCCCCTTTAAGTCGTCTTTATCTTATAATCAGCTAATGTTAGCCACCAATAATATAATCATGGATACCGTCAAATTGTTTGTCAGTGTCTAGCTTCTTAACTAGGTCAATGACTTCATCTCCTAACAGCTCTACGGTTTCGTAACCATGTTGGTCATCTAGCGGTAACGGTTCATCACTTAGCAGTCTGTCAGCATGGTCTAATAGTTCTAACTCGTATAGGATAATATCACTAATCATAGTGTCCTTATCTAATTTTTGCAACTGGGGCACGCGCATATCATGATAGTTTAATCTGAAAGTGTCAGGCTTATAATCTGCTTCATGCTTAACATAAGCTTCTTCTAGCTTTTGAATTGTACTGTTTGCAATTGTGTCCTGTGGTGACACGTATAAGACAACCATGTCAGGGAGTTGTTCAAAGATAAAGTTATTGCCCTTGGTTAATTCATAATCTAGGTTTTCCGTGAATGCTTGTGCTTGACCAAGTGTGTCAAAAGAACCAATTAAAGCGGTGTAAGTGTCTAAGTCACCTTTGAGAGTTGGTTCATCTTCTTCATAATCTTTAAAGTCGTCTGTGTGGTCTAGTGAATTGGTGATACGTTCAAAGCTTTCTGCAAGGTCTTCATCACTGGTATATTCTGCTTTAAGGTTACCGTTACCCGTGTAAGTGATATCAATGACTGATTGTTCATAAGTTCCAACCATATAGCCAATAAGTGCGCTTCCTGCTTTCTGTGCTTGTTCAAAGTTAGGAAGTGTAGTAGTGAAAGTAAATGTTTTAGGTGTATCTGATAATGTTTTCATGGTGTAATATCTTTCTAGGCTTTCAAGCCATTGTGCGCGCCCCTCTAGCAGTCCTTTGTATCTGCCATTAGTGCGAGTAGTGAATAAGTGTATGTTAGTTTGACTCATGGTACATGACCATAATTGATAGGAGTGTCGTTAAGTTCTCATAATCGCCTGTCATTGCTTCTTGATATTTAATATCAATAACTTCCTGATATGCTAAAAAAGCATTGACACGCGCTTCAAAACTTGAAATTTTTTCTTCGCTCATTTTGTAAAATATTTTGATTTTCATGCTTAACCTCTTTCAATAATTTCTTTATAAGTTCCCATAATATAAGCCAATGCCATAGGTGGGTTAAAGCCAAGGTTGACCGCTTTAACAATGGTTGTTACTTCATGGTATAAGTCAGCCAATTGTTTAAATGTGACTTCTTTGCCTGTATCATCTCTGATAAAGTATGCTTCAAGCTCTGAAAAATCATTGCTTTCATAGATAGTTTCTTTCATTTTGTCCTTCTTTCTAAAATTGGGTTATGTAAATTGCTTCTGGGTTAGTTCTTCAAATTGAGTTTTTAAAATTCAAAAGTCAGTAATATCAATGGTTTAAGGATGTTTTTTTGCTAAAAAGTTAGTAGGTTAGTTTTTCATTTTCTATTACCCTGTATATAAGAAACACTTTTTAATATCTCTATATAAGGTATATATATAATAACTAACCTCCTAACCTAACAGATAATAAAGCCAATAGTACCAAGGGATTGAGTAAGATTAGGTTTTTTTTACTCTACTTAACCCCTCATAACCTAAGTGCTTACAAACGTTGATATAATAGCTTTTTGCCTCTAAATTTTACTAACCTACTTTGTGTAATCCCCATATCCCGTTTTTAATTCTTTCCGATTGGAAGCTTAAAGGGTCAAGGATTGCCATGGCTTTAGGGCTAACAGTTCCGTTTTTTGCCTCATACTTGTTACCAGTCAGCTTTTCAAGTATCTTGATTATCTGCTTACCAAAGTTTGATATATTCGCCTTATCTGCTCCCATATCGTCTAAGAACTCTTTTAGGCTATTTCTGATAATAAATATCGGTACATGATTAAGTTTATGCCAACCATTAGGAATATAAAATTCCGTGACATAAGTGAGAATATAATCATTATCCCGCTTGTACTCGTTTAACATTTTGGTAACGGCTTTAGGCTCAATAAACTTATCAAAATCTTTCATAGTTAAGATTTTAAATAGTATCCACTCTAACAGAGTTTTGTTCTTGATAAACTTATCTTTAATTTCAGGGCGTTCTTTATTCCCGTTAAAATCAGCATTAAAAGGAACGATACATAAGCGCCTATACCAACCATTTGTTTTGTTTCTTGCTCTTGGTATGTCGTTACCTGAGAAGATACACAATAGGCGGTAAGTAGCTTCAAAGGTTTCTTTGCCTTTTCGGTTTACTTGGATACGGTCACCCGATACAATACTCATAAGGTCGGACACTTCATCAAGATATTTGTTTGAAATATCATCACCTATATTACAAGTTTTACCCTCTAGGGAACTGGTATAAAATTCCTTTGTGAAATGGTCAG encodes:
- a CDS encoding DNA primase family protein, which codes for MRELYSHLFNIGKQWREENEYIVNEGKKNERVEIPRPNVSTVANILKKHCHFTFIGYGQISDISKLYFYHLDFGYYIASDDILRKLIIKFDSRLTTAKFYNEVIAYLRTETYMRVPMQEYYYIPVKNGVYNIKNQHLEPFDPKFIITSKITTPFNPEAKKPILGGWFDFDKWFESLACNDSEVVTLLWQIMNEAINPNRTRKKMVILTGDGNNGKGTFQALLENLIGKENISNLKPDHFTKEFYTSSLEGKTCNIGDDISNKYLDEVSDLMSIVSGDRIQVNRKGKETFEATYRLLCIFSGNDIPRARNKTNGWYRRLCIVPFNADFNGNKERPEIKDKFIKNKTLLEWILFKILTMKDFDKFIEPKAVTKMLNEYKRDNDYILTYVTEFYIPNGWHKLNHVPIFIIRNSLKEFLDDMGADKANISNFGKQIIKILEKLTGNKYEAKNGTVSPKAMAILDPLSFQSERIKNGIWGLHKVG